AACGAGGAGAAGTCCTACGACTACCTCTCCAAGGGCGCCTTCCCCTATCTGACGAAGGACGGCAAGCCCTTCGACGACGCCGACCACGCGGGCGGGGGCACCGGCTTTCCGCCCGTCGACCGGGACTCCTTCCCCCGCACCCCCGTGGTCCCGGCCGCCGAGAAGAACACCAAGGTCCCCTCCTGGCTCAACGACCCGACGATGTACCACAACCGGGGCGACTCCACCTGGGCCGGCGAGTCCGCCACCTACGGCGACTTCGTCGGGCTGGACGACCTGTGGACCGAGCGCCCCGAGGTCGTCTCCGGCATGGAGAAGATCTACGAGAAGTGGGTCAGGGACTTCCGGATCGACGGCTTCCGGATCGACACCGTGAAGCACGTCGACATGGAGTTCTGGACGCGGTGGGCGACCGCGCTCGACGCGTACGCCGCGAAGAAGGGCCGCGACGACTTCTTCATGTTCGGCGAGGTCTACTCCGCCGACACCTCCGTGACCTCCCCGTACGTCACCCAGGGCCGCCTCGACTCCACGCTCGACTTCCCCTTCCAGGACGCGGCACGCTCGTACGCCTCCCAGGGCGGCAGCGCGAAGAAGCTGGCCTCGGTCTTCGGGGACGACTACAAGTACACGACCGACAAGGCCAACGCGTACGAGCAGGTCACCTTCCTCGGCAACCATGACATGGGCCGCATCGGGACCTTCCTCAAGCAGGACGACCCCCAGGCCTCCGCCGCCGAACTGCTCGCCAAGGACAGGCTCGCCAACGAGCTGATGTTCCTCAGCCGGGGCAACCCGGTCGTCTACTACGGCGACGAGCAGGGCTTCACCGGTGCGGGCGGCGACAAGGACGCCCGCCAGACGATGTTCGCCTCGAAGACCGCCGACTACCTGGACGACGACCTGCTCGGCACGGACCGTACGCACGCCACGGACGCGTACGACACGAGCGCGCCGCTCTACCGGCGGATCAGCGCGCTCGCCAAGCTCCGCAAGGCCCACCCGGCCCTCGCCGACGGCGTCCAGACCGAGCGTTACGCGGCCGACGGTGCGGGTGTCTACGCCTTCTCGCGGACCGACGCCCGGACCGGCACCGAGTACGTCGTCGCCCTCAACAACGCGAGCGAGGCCAAGTCGGCCACCTTCGCGACCGGCTCGGCCGGCATGACCTTCAAGGGCGTCCACGGGACCGACGACAAGGTGACGAGCGGCGCCGACAAGAAGGTCACCGTCACCGTCCCCGCCCGTTCCTCGATCGTCCTCAAGGCGGCCGGCCCCCTCGCGAAGCCCGCGACCGAGCCGTCCCTCACCCTCAAGGCCCCGGCCGCCGGCGCCACCGGCACCGTCGAGGTCGGTGCCGATGTCGACGGCGGACAGCTCAACCGGGTCGTCTTCGCCGCCCAGGTCGGCCACGGCAAGTGGAAGACCCTCGGCTCCGCCGACCACGCCCCGTACAAGGTCACCCAGACCCTCGGCGAGGACGTACCCGCCGGAACCGCCCTGCGGTACAAAGCAGTGGTGATCGACCGAACCGGGCGTACGGCGAGCGCCACCGCGACCTCCACCACGGGCACCCCGCCCGCCCCCGAGGTCCCCACCGCCTCCTCGCGCGACTACGCGATCGTCCACTACAAGCGCGCCGACAACGACTACACGGACTGGCGGCTGTACGCCTGGGGCGACATCGCCGAGGGCGAGGGGACCACCTGGCCGGACGGCCACGACTTCGTCGGGCGGGACGCGTACGGCGCCTTCGCCTACGTCAAGCTCAAGCCCGGGGCCTCGAACGTCAGTTATCTGGTCATCGACAAGGACGGCACCAAGGACGTCTCCGCCGACCGCTCGATCGACGTCACCAGGACGGGCGAGATCTGGGTCGAGCAGGGCAAGGAGGCCGTGCTGACGGAGAGGCCCACGGCCGACTACCCGCAGCAGGACACGTCCAAGGCCGTCCTGCACTACCACCGCGCCGACGGGAACCACGACGGCTGGGGCCTGCACGTCTGGTCCGGCGCCGCGAACCCCACCGACTGGTCCAAGCCCCTGGAACCGGTGCGGACCGACGCCTACGGCGCCGTCTTCGAGGTGCCCCTCACCGACGGGGCCACCAGCCTCAGCTACATCATCCACAAGGGCGACGAGAAGGACCTCTCCGCCGACCAGGCCCTCGACCTCAAGGCCAACGGGCACGAGGTGTGGCTGCTCGGCGGGCAGGAGAAGTACCTGCTCCCGCAGCCGGCCGGTTCCGCCGCCGCCCTCGACCTCACCACCTCCAAGGCCGTCTGGATCGACCGGAACACCGTGGCCTTCAACGGCGACGACACGGCCGCCTCCACCCAGCTGCTGTACTCGCGCACCGGCTCCATCACGGCGAAGGACGGCGCGCTGACCAGCACCGACGAGCGGTGGCTGCGGCTGACCGAGTCGGCGCTCACCGACGCACAGAAGGCGAGGTTCCCGCACCTGAAGTCGTCCACCGCGTGGACCGTCGACCCCCGCGACCGCGACCGGGTCCGTGAGGCCCTGCGCGGCCAGCTCGTCGTCTCCCAGCGCGCGGCGAACGGCGCGGTGCTCGCGGCGACGGGCGTGCAGATCGCCGGCGTGCTCGACGACCTGTACGACGCGTCCAGGGCGGACCTGGGCCCGACCTTCCGCGACGGCCGCCCCACGCTCGCCGTCTGGGCGCCCACCGCACAGCAGGTCTCCCTCGACCTCGACGGCAAGCGTGTCGCCATGAAGCGGAACCACACCACCGGCGTCTGGTCCGTCACCGGCAAGAAGTCCTGGAAGAACAAGCCCTACCGGTACGTCGTGAAGGTGTGGGCGCCCAGCGTCCGCGAGATCGTCACCAACAAGGTCACCGACCCGTACTCCGTCGCGCTGACCGCCGACTCGAAGCGCAGCCTCGTCGTCGACCTGGCGGACACATCCCTGGCACCGAGCGGCTGGTCGTCGTACACCAAGCCGAAGGCGGTCCCGCTGAAGGACGCGCAGATCCAGGAGCTGCACGTCCGGGACTTCTCGATCGGTGACAGCACCGTGCCGGCCAAGGACAAGGGCACCTACCTCGCTTTCACCGACCGGGGCAGCGACGGCTCGAAGCACCTGCGGAAGCTGGCGGCGGCGGGTACCTCGTACGTGCACCTCCTCCCCGTCGCCGACATCGCCACCATCCCCGAGAGGAAGGCCGACCAGGCGACCGTCGACTGCGACCTCGGCTCCTACGCCGCCGACTCCGACCAGCAGCAGGAGTGCGTCGCGAAGGCCGCCGCGAAGGACGGCTTCAACTGGGGCTACGACCCGTACCACTACACCGTCCCGGAGGGCTCGTACGCCACCGACCCGGACGGGACGCGGCGCACGGTCGAGTTCCGGAAGATGGTGAAGGCGCTCAACGACGACGGTCTCGGGGTCGTGCTGGACGTGGTCTACAACCACACCCCGGCCAGCGGCCAGGCCGACAAGAGCGTCCTCGACAAGGTGGTCCCCGGCTACTACCACCGGCTCCTCGCCGACGGTTCGGTCGCCACCTCCACCTGCTGCGCCAACACCGCGCCCGAGAACACCATGATGGGCAAGCTGGTCGTCGACTCGATGGTCACCTGGGCCAAGCAGTACAAGGTCGACGGGTTCCGCTTCGACCTGATGGGCCACCATCCGAAGGCCAACATCCTGGCCGTCCGCAAGGCCCTCGACGCCCTGACGCCGGAGAAGGACGGCGTCGACGGGAAGCGGATCATCCTCTACGGGGAGGGCTGGAACTTCGGCGAGGTCGCCGACGACGCGCGCTTCGTCCAGGCCACCCAGAAGAACATGGCGGGCACGGGCATCGCGACCTTCTCCGACCGGGCCCGGGACGCGGTGCGCGGCGGCGGCCCCTTCGACGAGGACCCGGGCGTCCAGGGCTTCGCGTCCGGTCTCCACACCGAGCCCAACTCATCGGACGACAACGGCACTCCGGCCGAGCAGAAGGCCCGCCTGCTGCACTACCAGGACCTCATCAAGGTCGGCCTGAGCGGCAACCTCGCGAACTACCGGTTCACCGACACCGACGGCAAGGAGGTCAAGGGCTCCGAGGTCGACTACAACGGGGTCGCCGCCGGATACGCGGACGCCCCCGGCGACGCCCTCGCCTATGTCGACGCCCATGACAACGAGTCGCTGTTCGACGCGCTCGCCTTCAAGCTGCCCGCCTCGACGAACGCGGCCGACCGGGCCCGTATGCAGGTCCTCGCCATGGCGACGGCCGTCCTCTCGCAGGGCCCCGCGCTCTCCCAGGCGGGCACCGACCTGCTGCGGTCCAAGTCCCTCGACCGCAACTCCTACGACAGCGGGGACTGGTTCAACGCGATCCACTGGGACTGCCGGGAGGGCAACGGCTTCGGGCGCGGCCTGCCCCTCGCGGCCGACAACCGGTCCAAGTGGCCTTACGCCAAGCCCCTGTTGACCTCGGTGAAGGTCGGCTGCGAGCAGATCGAGGGCAGCTCGGCCGCGTACCGTGACCTGCTGCGGATCCGTACGACGGAGGACGTCTTCTCCCTCGACACGGCCGGACAGGTCCAGTCGAAGCTGTCGTTCCCGCTGTCGGGGAAGGACGAGACCCCGGGCGTGATCACCATGCACCTCGGTGACCTCGTCGTCGTCTTCAACGCCACCCCCGAGGAGCGGAAGCAGACCGTGGACGACCTGGCCGGGACGGCATACGCCCTGCATCCGGTGCAGGCGTCGGGCGCGGACTCTACCGTCCGAAAGGCCTCGTACGAAGCGGAATCGGGGACCTTCGTCGTTCCGGGGCGGACCGTGGCGGTCTTCGCACGATCCGACCGGTAGCGCGCTAGCTTGGGTGGTGCGGGCGGAGAAGGGGTCCGGTCCGCACCATCCGAGCGCCCGCGACGACGAGAGCCTCATGAGCCTGATGGCCGACGAAGCAAGCACGACGGTCCTGGTGGTCGACGACGCGGCCGCCAGCCGGTACGCGATGGGCGCGGTGTTGCGCAGAGCCGGACACAGCGTCGTCCCCGTCGCCAGCGCCGGCGAGGCCCTCGCCGAACTCGACGTGCGGCTGCGCTCGGGAGTCCTGCCGGACGTGGCGCTCGTCGACGTCGGCCTCCCCGACATGAGCGGGTTCGAACTCTGTCGCCGGCTCAAGGCGCAGGCCCCGATGTCCGCCCTGCCCGTCGTCCACTTCTCCGCCGCCTCCGTCGCCCCCAGCGACCGCTGCCGGGGCCTCGACGCGGGCGGCGAGGCCTATCTGACGGTCCCCGCCGAACCGGAGGAGATCCAGGCGGTCGTCCGCGCGGCCGTCCGCGGCGCCCGGATGCGCAACGGCGCCGAGGCCCTCGTACGACGGCTCACGCTGCTCTCCGAGACCATCGTCGATGTCCAGGCCGCCCGCACCCTGGAGGAGTTGGCCGGAGCCGCCGCCGAGGGAGCCGCCCGGCTCACCCGGTCGCCCGCCGCCGTGTTCGTGCTCGGCGAGGACGGCCACCTGTACAGCGGCACCTCCCGCGCCAGGGCCCGCACCACCCTCCCCGACGCCGGCGCGCACGACGCCGTGGCCCGGCTCATCCGCCGCGTCACCGACGGCGACCTGGGCCCGCACGACACCGTCGTCCCCGCGCCCCTGTGGCCCGCGGGCTTCTTCCGGCCCGGCGTCACCGAGGACGCCCGTCTGGCCCTCGCCCGCACCGAGAGCGGTACACCCGTCTGCGTCGCCACGCCGGTGCACGACACCCGCACGGCATCCGACAACTCGGGGCTGGTCGCCCGCCTCGCGCAGGCCACCGCGCTGGCCGCGCAACCCCTGCTCATGTACCAGGTCGAGCGCCATGTCGCGCTCACCCTCCAGCACAGCTTCCTGCCCAAGCGGGTGCCCGAGTTCCCCGGCCTCGAAGTCGTCGTACGGTATGTGCCCGCCTCCCGCCGGACCGAGATCGGCGGCGACTTCTACGCGGCCCTGTCCACCCCCGGCGGGGTTCTCACCGCCGTCGGCGACGTCGTCGGGCACTCCCTGGAAGCGGCCACCGTGATGGTGGAGATCCGGCACGCCCTGCGCGCCTACTGCGTGGAGCAGTCCGACCCGGCGGCGCTCGCCCGGCGGCTCGACCGGATGCTCCAGCACTACCACCCCGATGCCACCGCCACCGTCTGTCTGGCCCTCGTCGAGCCGGGCAGCGGGCGGGTGCGGGTCGCCAACGCGGGCCACATCCCGCCGTTGGTCGTCCGCGACTCCGGCGAGGCCGCGTACGTGAAGGCCGCAGGTCCCCTCCTCGGGCTCGGCCTCGAACGGCCCGAGCCCACGGAGACGGTGCTGTGGCCCACGGACCGGCTGCTCATGGTCACGGACGGGCTCGTCGAGACCCGGGGCATCGACCTGTCGCTCTCCCTGGAGCAACTACGGGCCGCCGCGGCGGACGCGCCGGCCGGGACCGTCGCGCTCTGCGACACCTTGCTGCACTGCTTCGGCCGGGACCGGGAGGACGACATCGCGATGCTGGCGTTGCGGCTGCGGTTAGGGTGACCTCATGCCGCAGATCACTGTTGACTACTCCGCCGTCCTCTCCGAGGGCTTCGACCGGCCCGCGTTCGCCAAGGCCCTGCACGAGGAGGTCGTGCGGACCGCCGCCGCGAAGCCGGAGGCCTGCAAGACGCAGTTCCGGGCCACCGAGGACACGGTCGTCGGGCCCGACACCGACGGCCACGCGATCGTGCACGTCACTCTCGGGCTGCTCGCGGGACGGACCGACGAGACCAAGGTGACGCTGACCGAGAACGTGCTCGGGCTGCTCCGGGAGTACGTGAAGCTGGGGGAGGGGCTGGCGTTCCACGCGTCGGCGGAGGTACGGGACCTGGACCCCTCGTACCGGAAGTTCGAGAGCTAGGGCCCCTCTGATGGAAGGGCCCCGGGCGAGGATCAGCCGCGGGCCAGGGCCACCAGGCGGCCCGCCAGTTCACTGAACGGGCCGTCCGTCGGTTCGTCGGCCAGCATGCCGCGCAGCAGGTCCGCCATCTCCGCGTCCTGCGCCGCGCTCACGGCCGCCAGGGCCGCGAAGTCGTGGACGAGCTGGATCTCCAGTTCCCGCCGCGGGATGCGGCGGCCGTCCAGCCAGATGAGGGCCGTGGACTCGGCGAGCGAGATCCAGGAGCGGATGACGAGTTCGAGGCGGGCCGGTGGGGTGTCGACATCCAGGTGCGAAAGGATCTGGACATAGGCGGCCTGCCGTACGCCGTCGACGAGGGCGTTGGTACGGGACGAGCCGACGGCCGGGCCGCCCCGCATCAGGGCCGAGAACCCGGGGCCGTGTTCGTCGACGAAGTCGAAGTACCGGTGGGTGACACGGAGCAGCCGGGCGCCGAGCGGGCCCTCCCGGGGTTCCACGAAACGGTTCGCGAGATCGTCGGAGGCACGCTGCAACGCGGCCTCGTACAGGCTGAGTTTGCCGGGAAAGTAGTGGTAGACGAGCGGGCGTGAGATGCCCGCCGCCGACGCTATCTCGTCGATGGAGACCTCGTCGGGCGAGCGCCGGCTGAACAGGTCGAGGGCGACCCCGATCAACTGCTGCCGCCGCTCCTCCACACCCATCCTGCGGCGCACACCGGTTCGCATACGAACACCTTACCGATTGATTCCAGCCGGGCATCGGCTGGATAGCGTATAGGTGTTCGAGGTTCGCGGTCACCGGGCGGGCTGGAGCCCGTGGATCTCCCGGCCGTTCGCCAGCGTGCCCTTCAACTCCGCCCGCGCGCCCTCCTCAGCCGGTACGGCGAGAAGGTTGCCCCGCGCCGATCCGCTCGCCCCGCCGCTCAGTTCGACGGAGACGGTGTCCTTGCTCCCGGCGGCCAGCAGATAGGAGACGCCGGCCGCGGACTTCCAGGGGCCGGCGGCGAGGACATGGGGGTCGGCCGGGCCGCAGGCCGGGACCTCGTCGGCGGCGGCCGTGACGTACGCGCCCGCCGGGGTGTTGAACTGGGTCATCGCCCGGGTGCCCGCGCCCCGCCAGGTCTCGGTGCGGACGCACACCCAGTCGGCTTTACCGCTGCCGTCGGGCAGCGGCTGGCGGGCGAACCGCCAGGCGTTGACGGTCCGCACACCCTGCGACCGTACGGCGGCCAGGGAGCAGGCGAAGGGCGCCCAGGCCCCGGGGGCGGCTGAGGCGTCGCGGGCGGGCACGGTCGTCGGCCGGCCGACGGTGAGGTGCGCGGGAACCACCTCGGACAGGTCACTCAGCAGCCGCGTACCCCCCGTGGCATCGGTCAGCTGCAGGACGTCCCACGACTCGCACGTGCCGCCGCGCACCGCCGGGCTGGCGAACGGGGCCGTCGTCCCGTCCTTCGCCAGTGCCAGCCTCCGCACCCCGCCGTCCGCCTTCGCCAGATCCCGTACGGCCGCCTCCCGTACCCAAGGAGCCGTCAGATAGCGGACGTTGCCGTCGACCCGGCCCAGCACCAGGGCGCTCGCGCCGGCGCCGGTCGCCCCGTCCACCCGGGTCAGGTCGAGGGCCGCCGTGCCCGGGGCGTCGAGGGGCTCGGCGTACCGCGCGATCCGCAGGCCGTCGTGGAGCAGCACCACCCGGAGGTTGTCGACCTCGCCCGCGTACAGCAGTTGCGGCGGGCCCGGCGGGGGCCCGGCCTGGGTGCCGAGGGTGACCGCGACCTGCACGGACCGGCCGGGGCGGGCCCAGACCGCGAGGGCCCGCCGCAGCAGGGCCTCGTCCTTGACGAGACCGCCGCGCGCGGGCCAGGTGGTGAAGTCGGTCCGCCCCGTCGCCTGCCACGCCGTGGCCGTCGCCGTCGTCAGCCTGCCCGGATCGAGGGCCGCCTGGGCCGCCGGGTTCCGGGCGTACGGGGGCGCCGCCGCGCCGTCCGGGCCCCACCCCTCCCCGGGCAGGCCGAGGAGGGACCCGCACACGACCACGGCGGCCGTGGCGGCCAGCGCGGCCTTCGTGTGCTGGCGGCGGCGCACCAGATCGGTGGGGCGGGCGTGCAGCGAGCAGGGGTCGTACTCGGGGGAGAGGAGCAGCGCGTACTGCTGTGCCGGCACCGCGTCGGCCTCCCGCAGCGCGGCGGCCGGATCAGCGGCCCCGGCCTCTTCGAGGAGCGTCCGGATCACCGGGTCGGGGAGCTTCTCCAGGCCCCGCAGGATATAGGCGGCGCGGGCCGGTGAGGAGAGCGCCGACAGCCGCTGGTCCAGGGCCATTTCGTCGGCGCCGCCCGAGCGGGGGAAGAGCCGCAGCCCCCACACCCGCGGCAGCAGCGGCGGCAGCTGGGACCGCTTCGGCCACGCCCCGCGCCGCAGCGGGAGTCCGGCCTCCAGGGCGGTGCGGACCACTTGGAGCCGGACGTAGGCGTACCCGGGGTTGCGCTCGCGCCCCGCCACGGTGCCCGTCGCCTGCGCCGGGATCAGGGAGGCCGACCTGCGCCCCCTCGGCAACGCCCGCTGCGTCAGCGCGTGCGCCGTCAGCACCCGACGGTTGCGGCCCAGGCTCGGCGGCAACGTCAGATAGGCGAGCCGCACCAGACGCGGGTAGTGCTCGACGAGCGCGGCCTCCGCCTGCTCGACGTCCACGACCGACTCCTGAGCGCGGGAAGCTGCGGGGCGCGGGGCGACATCCTGTGACTGCACGTTCAACAAAACGAGCGAATGGTCGGATGGTCACCACGCCACTCCACTGGGGTTGGCCGGGGCGCCCAGTGGGGTGGGGGTGCGTGTCTCGTGGGCGGGCGCGGGGAACTGCGCGACCAGCCCCCACCGGACCCGCACGAGAAGTCAGCCCAGCGACCACCCACTGAACTCGACCAACCCCCGCGCCCCGCTCCCCCCGTTGGTCGCGCTCATGAAGAGCCCCACGTCCTGCCCCCCGGCCACCGCCCCCGGCACCACCACCGACGCCACTACCCGCCAGCTCACCCCCTCATCGACCGAACACTCCCCCGTGTACGCCCCCACCCCCGTCCGCCGCAACCGCAACAGCACCGGCGCCTTGATCCCCGTGATCCGCCGATAGGTGTCGAGCGTCCCGTCCCCCGTGCTGTCGTACGACAACACCACCCCGTTCGCCGGAGTGACCGCCAGGTTCAGGAACCCCGCCGACCCGGCCGTACCGAGGCTGTTGCGCACCACGATCCCGGCCCGCGCCCAGTTCCCGGTCGCCGCCTGGGAGTCGACCCGAAGGGTGACGGACGTACCGTCGCGCAGCGCCCCCGCCCGATAGACCGTGCCGAACTCCGTCGTCCCCCGCCACAGGTCCGCCCCGGCCCCGTCGATCCCGAACCGTTCCCCCAACTGCCCGAAGACGGCCGCGTTGTTGGTATGGGTGAGCCACCCGGAATCCAGCGCCCCCGCCTCGAAGAGCGTTCCGTCGAAACGCCCCTCGACCCGGTCCTCACCACGGGGCCCGTACTCGACCGTGACCGTGTAGGGGAGCGGACGCAACGGCCGGTCGAGCGGCGCGTC
The DNA window shown above is from Streptomyces akebiae and carries:
- the pulA gene encoding pullulanase-type alpha-1,6-glucosidase — protein: MIPRWPTPSRRRTAHAGRTAVIGVVTVTALTAALVQPHTAGAATPPAPPSDAKLAKAAARHDLTREQFYFVLPDRFANGDRANDKGGLTGTRLATGYDPTDKGFYQGGDLKGLTKRLDYIKGLGTTSIWLAPIFKNQPVQGTGENASAGYHGYWITDFTQVDPHFGTNKDLETLISKAHAKGMKVFFDVITNHTADVVDNEEKSYDYLSKGAFPYLTKDGKPFDDADHAGGGTGFPPVDRDSFPRTPVVPAAEKNTKVPSWLNDPTMYHNRGDSTWAGESATYGDFVGLDDLWTERPEVVSGMEKIYEKWVRDFRIDGFRIDTVKHVDMEFWTRWATALDAYAAKKGRDDFFMFGEVYSADTSVTSPYVTQGRLDSTLDFPFQDAARSYASQGGSAKKLASVFGDDYKYTTDKANAYEQVTFLGNHDMGRIGTFLKQDDPQASAAELLAKDRLANELMFLSRGNPVVYYGDEQGFTGAGGDKDARQTMFASKTADYLDDDLLGTDRTHATDAYDTSAPLYRRISALAKLRKAHPALADGVQTERYAADGAGVYAFSRTDARTGTEYVVALNNASEAKSATFATGSAGMTFKGVHGTDDKVTSGADKKVTVTVPARSSIVLKAAGPLAKPATEPSLTLKAPAAGATGTVEVGADVDGGQLNRVVFAAQVGHGKWKTLGSADHAPYKVTQTLGEDVPAGTALRYKAVVIDRTGRTASATATSTTGTPPAPEVPTASSRDYAIVHYKRADNDYTDWRLYAWGDIAEGEGTTWPDGHDFVGRDAYGAFAYVKLKPGASNVSYLVIDKDGTKDVSADRSIDVTRTGEIWVEQGKEAVLTERPTADYPQQDTSKAVLHYHRADGNHDGWGLHVWSGAANPTDWSKPLEPVRTDAYGAVFEVPLTDGATSLSYIIHKGDEKDLSADQALDLKANGHEVWLLGGQEKYLLPQPAGSAAALDLTTSKAVWIDRNTVAFNGDDTAASTQLLYSRTGSITAKDGALTSTDERWLRLTESALTDAQKARFPHLKSSTAWTVDPRDRDRVREALRGQLVVSQRAANGAVLAATGVQIAGVLDDLYDASRADLGPTFRDGRPTLAVWAPTAQQVSLDLDGKRVAMKRNHTTGVWSVTGKKSWKNKPYRYVVKVWAPSVREIVTNKVTDPYSVALTADSKRSLVVDLADTSLAPSGWSSYTKPKAVPLKDAQIQELHVRDFSIGDSTVPAKDKGTYLAFTDRGSDGSKHLRKLAAAGTSYVHLLPVADIATIPERKADQATVDCDLGSYAADSDQQQECVAKAAAKDGFNWGYDPYHYTVPEGSYATDPDGTRRTVEFRKMVKALNDDGLGVVLDVVYNHTPASGQADKSVLDKVVPGYYHRLLADGSVATSTCCANTAPENTMMGKLVVDSMVTWAKQYKVDGFRFDLMGHHPKANILAVRKALDALTPEKDGVDGKRIILYGEGWNFGEVADDARFVQATQKNMAGTGIATFSDRARDAVRGGGPFDEDPGVQGFASGLHTEPNSSDDNGTPAEQKARLLHYQDLIKVGLSGNLANYRFTDTDGKEVKGSEVDYNGVAAGYADAPGDALAYVDAHDNESLFDALAFKLPASTNAADRARMQVLAMATAVLSQGPALSQAGTDLLRSKSLDRNSYDSGDWFNAIHWDCREGNGFGRGLPLAADNRSKWPYAKPLLTSVKVGCEQIEGSSAAYRDLLRIRTTEDVFSLDTAGQVQSKLSFPLSGKDETPGVITMHLGDLVVVFNATPEERKQTVDDLAGTAYALHPVQASGADSTVRKASYEAESGTFVVPGRTVAVFARSDR
- a CDS encoding fused response regulator/phosphatase, with the protein product MADEASTTVLVVDDAAASRYAMGAVLRRAGHSVVPVASAGEALAELDVRLRSGVLPDVALVDVGLPDMSGFELCRRLKAQAPMSALPVVHFSAASVAPSDRCRGLDAGGEAYLTVPAEPEEIQAVVRAAVRGARMRNGAEALVRRLTLLSETIVDVQAARTLEELAGAAAEGAARLTRSPAAVFVLGEDGHLYSGTSRARARTTLPDAGAHDAVARLIRRVTDGDLGPHDTVVPAPLWPAGFFRPGVTEDARLALARTESGTPVCVATPVHDTRTASDNSGLVARLAQATALAAQPLLMYQVERHVALTLQHSFLPKRVPEFPGLEVVVRYVPASRRTEIGGDFYAALSTPGGVLTAVGDVVGHSLEAATVMVEIRHALRAYCVEQSDPAALARRLDRMLQHYHPDATATVCLALVEPGSGRVRVANAGHIPPLVVRDSGEAAYVKAAGPLLGLGLERPEPTETVLWPTDRLLMVTDGLVETRGIDLSLSLEQLRAAAADAPAGTVALCDTLLHCFGRDREDDIAMLALRLRLG
- a CDS encoding 5-carboxymethyl-2-hydroxymuconate Delta-isomerase, coding for MPQITVDYSAVLSEGFDRPAFAKALHEEVVRTAAAKPEACKTQFRATEDTVVGPDTDGHAIVHVTLGLLAGRTDETKVTLTENVLGLLREYVKLGEGLAFHASAEVRDLDPSYRKFES
- a CDS encoding TetR/AcrR family transcriptional regulator, which translates into the protein MRTGVRRRMGVEERRQQLIGVALDLFSRRSPDEVSIDEIASAAGISRPLVYHYFPGKLSLYEAALQRASDDLANRFVEPREGPLGARLLRVTHRYFDFVDEHGPGFSALMRGGPAVGSSRTNALVDGVRQAAYVQILSHLDVDTPPARLELVIRSWISLAESTALIWLDGRRIPRRELEIQLVHDFAALAAVSAAQDAEMADLLRGMLADEPTDGPFSELAGRLVALARG